The following are encoded together in the Clostridium sp. BJN0013 genome:
- the dusB gene encoding tRNA dihydrouridine synthase DusB produces the protein MKIGEMEFQNNVFLAPMAGMTDRAFRELCREFKCGLVYTEMISAKALFYGSKVTKDMLAISPVEAPIGVQIFGSEPVIMAKACDYFNENKDICVIDINMGCPAPKIVKNGEGSALMKNPRLASEIVKEVKKVSLKPVTVKMRMGFDFENINAIDFAKIMEQSGADAVTIHGRTSTQMYNDRANWNIISEVKQSIKIPVIGNGDVFTVEDANKLFKVTKCDGIMIGRGSLGNPWIFSQIYESRNCQPITYPTPQQKIDICIEHYNRAIYYNGEYKAVREMRKQIGWYIKGLKNSKEIKEKINREERSEVVFEILNEYKFIL, from the coding sequence AGAAATGGAATTTCAAAATAACGTGTTTTTAGCTCCAATGGCAGGTATGACAGATAGAGCATTTAGAGAATTATGTAGAGAATTCAAATGTGGACTTGTTTATACTGAAATGATAAGTGCTAAAGCTTTATTTTATGGCAGCAAGGTTACAAAAGATATGTTAGCTATATCTCCAGTAGAAGCGCCCATAGGTGTTCAAATATTTGGAAGTGAGCCAGTTATAATGGCTAAAGCTTGTGATTATTTTAATGAAAATAAAGACATTTGTGTTATAGATATAAATATGGGTTGTCCAGCTCCTAAAATAGTAAAAAATGGAGAAGGCTCTGCACTTATGAAAAATCCCAGGCTTGCATCAGAAATAGTGAAAGAAGTTAAAAAGGTATCTTTAAAGCCAGTAACTGTAAAAATGAGAATGGGTTTTGATTTTGAGAATATAAATGCTATAGATTTTGCTAAAATTATGGAGCAATCCGGAGCAGATGCTGTAACTATTCATGGGAGAACTAGTACCCAGATGTATAATGATAGAGCAAATTGGAATATAATAAGTGAAGTAAAACAATCAATTAAAATTCCGGTAATTGGTAATGGCGATGTATTTACTGTAGAGGATGCAAATAAACTTTTTAAGGTTACTAAATGTGATGGTATAATGATTGGAAGAGGGAGCTTGGGAAATCCATGGATATTTTCCCAAATATATGAGAGTAGAAATTGCCAGCCTATTACATATCCTACTCCTCAGCAAAAAATAGATATTTGCATAGAACATTATAATAGGGCTATTTATTATAATGGGGAATATAAAGCTGTAAGAGAAATGAGAAAGCAAATAGGCTGGTATATAAAGGGTCTAAAAAACAGTAAGGAAATAAAAGAAAAAATTAACCGCGAAGAACGAAGTGAGGTTGTATTTGAAATTTTAAATGAATACAAATTTATATTGTAA